From Streptomyces sp. TLI_053, a single genomic window includes:
- a CDS encoding MoaD/ThiS family protein, whose protein sequence is MSANVRIPTILRTYTGGVSEVPAEGATLAEVIADLERNHAGIAARILDDTGKLRRFVNVYVNDDDVRFAEGLETGIKDGANISIIPAVAGG, encoded by the coding sequence ATGAGCGCCAACGTCCGCATCCCGACCATCCTGCGCACCTACACCGGCGGCGTCAGCGAGGTGCCCGCCGAGGGCGCCACGCTGGCCGAGGTGATCGCCGACCTGGAGCGCAACCACGCCGGGATCGCCGCGCGGATCCTCGACGACACCGGCAAGCTGCGCCGTTTCGTCAATGTCTACGTGAACGACGACGACGTGCGGTTCGCCGAGGGCCTGGAAACGGGGATCAAGGACGGCGCGAACATTTCGATCATCCCGGCGGTCGCCGGCGGGTGA
- a CDS encoding cold-shock protein, which yields MAQGTVKWFNAEKGYGFIAVDGGADVFVHYSAIQMDGYRTLEEGQRVEFEISQGQKGPQADMVRAAV from the coding sequence ATGGCTCAGGGCACCGTCAAGTGGTTCAACGCGGAGAAGGGTTACGGCTTCATCGCGGTCGACGGTGGTGCGGACGTCTTCGTCCACTACAGCGCGATCCAGATGGACGGCTACCGCACCCTTGAGGAGGGCCAGCGGGTCGAGTTCGAGATCTCTCAGGGGCAGAAGGGTCCGCAGGCGGACATGGTCCGCGCGGCGGTCTGA
- the groL gene encoding chaperonin GroEL (60 kDa chaperone family; promotes refolding of misfolded polypeptides especially under stressful conditions; forms two stacked rings of heptamers to form a barrel-shaped 14mer; ends can be capped by GroES; misfolded proteins enter the barrel where they are refolded when GroES binds) codes for MAKIIAFDEEARRGLERGMNQLADAVKVTLGPKGRNVVLEKKWGAPTITNDGVSIAKEIELEDPYEKIGAELVKEVAKKTDDVAGDGTTTATVLAQALVREGLRNVAAGANPMALKRGIEKAVTAVSDQLLAQAKDVETKEQIASTASISAADTQIGELIAEAMDKVGKEGVITVEESNTFGLELELTEGMRFDKGYISAYFATDLERMETSFEDPYILIANSKIGSVKDLLPLLEKVMQSGKPLVIIAEDVEGEALSTLVVNKIRGTFKSVAVKAPGFGDRRKAMLQDIAILTGGTVISEEVGLKLENAGVDLLGSARKVVITKDETTIVDGGGDSEQVAGRVNQIRAEIENSDSDYDREKLQERLAKLAGGVAVIKAGAATEVELKERKHRIEDAVRNAKAAVEEGIVAGGGVALLQASVAFDKLELDGDEATGANIVKVALEAPIKQIATNAGLEGGVVVEKVRNLPAGHGLNAATNEYVDLVAAGIIDPAKVTRSALQNAASIAALFLTTEAVIADKPEKAAAAAGGGMPGGDMDF; via the coding sequence ATGGCCAAGATCATCGCCTTTGATGAGGAAGCTCGCCGCGGCCTTGAGCGTGGCATGAACCAGCTTGCCGACGCAGTGAAGGTCACGCTCGGCCCCAAGGGCCGCAACGTCGTTCTGGAGAAGAAGTGGGGCGCCCCCACGATCACCAACGACGGTGTCTCCATCGCCAAGGAGATCGAGCTCGAGGACCCGTACGAGAAGATCGGCGCGGAGCTCGTCAAGGAGGTCGCCAAGAAGACCGACGACGTCGCGGGTGACGGCACCACCACCGCCACCGTGCTGGCCCAGGCGCTCGTCCGCGAGGGTCTGCGCAACGTCGCCGCCGGCGCCAACCCGATGGCCCTGAAGCGTGGCATCGAGAAGGCCGTCACCGCCGTCTCCGACCAGCTCCTGGCCCAGGCCAAGGACGTGGAGACCAAGGAGCAGATCGCCTCCACCGCCTCCATCTCGGCCGCCGACACCCAGATCGGCGAGCTCATCGCCGAGGCCATGGACAAGGTCGGCAAGGAAGGCGTCATCACCGTCGAGGAGAGCAACACCTTCGGTCTCGAGCTCGAGCTCACCGAGGGCATGCGCTTCGACAAGGGCTACATCTCGGCCTACTTCGCCACCGACCTGGAGCGTATGGAGACCTCGTTCGAGGACCCCTACATCCTGATCGCCAACTCCAAGATCGGCTCGGTCAAGGACCTGCTGCCGCTGCTGGAGAAGGTCATGCAGAGCGGCAAGCCGCTCGTCATCATCGCCGAGGACGTCGAGGGCGAGGCCCTGTCGACCCTGGTCGTGAACAAGATCCGCGGCACCTTCAAGTCCGTCGCCGTCAAGGCCCCGGGCTTCGGCGACCGCCGCAAGGCCATGCTCCAGGACATCGCCATCCTCACCGGCGGCACCGTGATCTCCGAGGAGGTCGGCCTGAAGCTGGAGAACGCCGGCGTCGACCTGCTGGGCAGCGCCCGCAAGGTGGTCATCACCAAGGACGAGACCACCATCGTCGACGGTGGCGGCGACAGCGAGCAGGTCGCGGGCCGGGTGAACCAGATCCGCGCCGAGATCGAGAACAGCGACTCGGACTACGACCGCGAGAAGCTCCAGGAGCGCCTCGCCAAGCTGGCCGGCGGCGTGGCCGTCATCAAGGCCGGCGCGGCCACCGAGGTGGAGCTCAAGGAGCGCAAGCACCGCATCGAGGACGCCGTCCGCAACGCGAAGGCCGCCGTCGAGGAGGGCATCGTCGCCGGTGGTGGCGTCGCGCTGCTGCAGGCCTCGGTCGCCTTCGACAAGCTGGAGCTGGACGGCGACGAGGCCACCGGTGCCAACATCGTCAAGGTCGCGCTCGAGGCCCCGATCAAGCAGATCGCGACCAACGCCGGCCTCGAGGGCGGCGTCGTGGTGGAGAAGGTGCGCAACCTCCCCGCCGGTCACGGCCTGAACGCCGCCACCAACGAGTACGTCGACCTGGTCGCCGCCGGCATCATCGACCCGGCCAAGGTCACCCGCTCCGCGCTGCAGAACGCCGCCTCCATCGCGGCGCTGTTCCTCACCACCGAGGCCGTCATCGCCGACAAGCCGGAGAAGGCCGCCGCGGCCGCCGGCGGCGGCATGCCGGGCGGTGACATGGACTTCTGA
- a CDS encoding glucosyl-3-phosphoglycerate synthase → MPAEPTPALLPETASWLRRRSWTAADRPVHTLPAAKRALGAAGTVSVVLPALDEEATVGEIVRVVRRELMERLPLVDEVVVIDSGSVDATAEVAAEAGATVVHRDAILPRLPAAPGKGEVLWRSLLVTRGEIVCFVDADLREFDPALVSGIIGPLLTDPDIQLVKAMYDRPLETDGAVVPAGGGRVTELVARPLLNLHWPELAGFVQPLGGEYAARRSLLERLPFPTGYGVELGLLVDALETAGPDALAQVDVGIRHHRHQDAQALGRMAATIYRTALERLDRTHRLKASADLVRPLLTQFTRDPLTRAFTAHTHPVTATERPPMHTVPEYATRRR, encoded by the coding sequence GTGCCCGCCGAACCGACCCCCGCGCTCCTCCCCGAGACCGCGTCCTGGCTGCGCCGGCGCTCCTGGACCGCGGCCGACCGACCGGTTCACACGCTCCCGGCCGCCAAGCGCGCCCTCGGTGCGGCGGGCACCGTCAGCGTCGTCCTGCCCGCGCTGGACGAGGAGGCCACGGTCGGCGAGATCGTCCGGGTCGTCCGGCGGGAGCTGATGGAACGACTACCGCTGGTGGACGAGGTGGTGGTGATCGACTCCGGCTCGGTCGACGCCACCGCCGAGGTCGCCGCCGAGGCTGGTGCCACCGTCGTCCACCGGGACGCCATCCTGCCCCGGCTGCCCGCCGCCCCCGGGAAGGGCGAGGTGCTGTGGCGTTCGCTGCTGGTCACCCGCGGCGAGATCGTCTGCTTCGTGGACGCCGACCTGCGCGAGTTCGACCCCGCCCTGGTCTCCGGCATCATCGGCCCACTGCTCACCGATCCGGACATCCAGCTGGTCAAGGCGATGTACGACCGGCCGCTGGAGACCGACGGCGCGGTGGTGCCAGCGGGCGGCGGCCGGGTCACCGAACTGGTCGCCCGCCCGCTGCTCAATCTGCACTGGCCGGAACTCGCCGGTTTCGTCCAGCCGCTCGGCGGCGAGTACGCGGCCCGCCGCTCCCTGCTCGAACGGCTGCCCTTCCCCACCGGCTACGGCGTCGAGCTCGGTCTGCTCGTCGACGCCCTGGAGACGGCCGGACCGGACGCGCTCGCCCAGGTGGACGTCGGCATCCGCCACCACCGGCACCAGGACGCCCAGGCACTCGGCCGGATGGCGGCCACCATCTACCGCACCGCGCTGGAGCGGCTGGACCGCACCCACCGGCTGAAGGCCTCCGCCGACCTGGTCCGCCCACTGCTCACCCAGTTCACCCGCGACCCGCTGACCCGCGCCTTCACCGCCCACACCCACCCGGTCACCGCGACCGAACGGCCGCCGATGCACACCGTGCCCGAGTACGCCACCCGGCGCCGATGA
- the thrC gene encoding threonine synthase, which translates to MAIDTAAPVAVDLGPATALSCRECGTRFPLGPSFACLECFGPLEIAYEFGSEGAEELRKRIEAGPASIWRYAPLLPVPADVATKPNLNPGWTPLVKADNLGRELGFTGQLHIKDDSGNPTHSFKDRVVACAIEAARVFGYTTLSCSSTGNLAGAVGAAAARAGFRSCVFIPHDLEQGKVVMAGVYGGELVGIEGNYDDVNRFCSELIGDPAGEGWGFVNVNLRPYYGEGSKTLAFEICEQLGWRLPEQIVIPIASGSQLTKIDKGLQELIRLGLVEDRPYRIFGAQAAGCSPVSAAFKAGHDVIRPVKPDTIAKSLAIGNPADGPYVLDIARRTGGAVEDVTDEEVVAAIRLLARTEGIFAETAGGVTVGVLKKLVETGQLDPSKETVAINTGDGLKTLDAVAESGMTAVIRPTLDAFRGAGLASD; encoded by the coding sequence ATGGCTATCGACACCGCCGCACCAGTCGCCGTCGACCTCGGCCCCGCCACCGCGCTGTCCTGTCGCGAGTGCGGCACCCGGTTCCCGCTCGGTCCCAGCTTCGCCTGTCTCGAGTGCTTCGGTCCGCTGGAGATCGCCTACGAGTTCGGCAGCGAGGGCGCCGAGGAGCTGCGCAAGCGGATCGAGGCCGGTCCGGCGTCGATCTGGCGCTACGCGCCGCTGCTGCCCGTGCCGGCCGACGTGGCGACCAAGCCGAACCTCAACCCGGGGTGGACCCCGCTGGTGAAGGCGGACAACCTGGGCCGCGAACTCGGCTTCACCGGGCAGCTGCACATCAAGGACGACTCCGGGAACCCGACCCACTCCTTCAAGGACCGCGTGGTGGCCTGCGCCATCGAGGCGGCCCGGGTGTTCGGCTACACCACGCTCTCCTGCTCGTCGACCGGCAACCTGGCCGGCGCGGTCGGCGCGGCGGCGGCCCGGGCGGGCTTCCGGTCCTGCGTGTTCATCCCGCACGACCTGGAGCAGGGCAAGGTCGTGATGGCCGGGGTGTACGGCGGCGAGCTGGTCGGCATCGAGGGCAACTACGACGACGTGAACCGCTTCTGCTCGGAGCTGATCGGCGACCCGGCCGGCGAGGGCTGGGGCTTCGTCAACGTCAATCTGCGGCCGTACTACGGCGAGGGCTCCAAGACGCTGGCCTTCGAGATCTGCGAGCAGCTCGGCTGGCGGCTGCCGGAGCAGATCGTGATCCCGATCGCCTCGGGCTCCCAGCTCACCAAGATCGACAAGGGGCTGCAGGAGCTGATCAGGCTGGGCCTGGTCGAGGACCGGCCGTACCGGATCTTCGGCGCCCAGGCGGCGGGCTGCTCGCCGGTCTCGGCGGCCTTCAAGGCCGGTCACGACGTGATCCGGCCGGTCAAGCCGGACACCATCGCCAAGTCGCTGGCGATCGGCAACCCGGCCGACGGCCCGTACGTGCTGGACATCGCCCGGCGCACCGGCGGCGCGGTGGAGGACGTCACCGACGAGGAGGTCGTGGCGGCGATCCGGCTGCTGGCGCGGACCGAGGGCATCTTCGCGGAGACCGCGGGCGGCGTGACCGTCGGCGTGCTGAAGAAGCTGGTCGAGACCGGGCAGCTGGACCCGTCGAAGGAGACCGTCGCGATCAACACCGGTGACGGGCTCAAGACCCTCGACGCGGTCGCCGAGTCCGGCATGACCGCCGTCATCCGGCCGACCCTGGACGCCTTCCGGGGCGCCGGCCTCGCTTCCGACTGA
- a CDS encoding FtsX-like permease family protein translates to MKLSALRVALRIARRDALRSKGRSALVIAMVALPVLGVTGADIVHRSGSLTPAERVERLMGGADALVTAHRPGRSVEQAPFAEDGVRVLPEARTDPASAPAAAGAATSAELLGGLLPSAAVLVPATPGPEVSTSTREGLFTTSTAEADPADRVWSGRLDLVEGRAPAAPDEAAVTRAFLDEAGLRLGDSTTVKGLERTPFRLTGVVEHPGDLGKVELVARPGRLISPLAAAAAAAPDAPGGPVAAGRDEGVRAEQWLVRLPVGAGLDWTAVQKLNRYGFTVTSRAVALDPPPASAVPYDADRWVSPGSDNRTVVLVTVIGMALLEVTLLAGPAFAVGARRSRRQLALVGAAGGHRGHIRAIVLGGGLVLGLAGAALGVALGTGLVAALRPWLEGAGGSRFGHFAIAPLDLLAIAAVGVLTALAAAVLPAVQAARRDVVAGLTGRDSVATPGRLLPVVGLLLVGAGAALALYGAGTYQSGTMPVLGGLNKRALSVLAGAATAEVGILFFTPMLIALFGRLAGRLPLGPRLALRDSARHRGRTAPAVAAVMAAVAGAVAVGVYSTGTEAQERASYRPTAPTGAVVLDAPASPGSPETVRLRRAVEQALPDLGTRADVQDVTYVFCDNCSSTVQAKGAGARPEFGNAGSRVLSGDTTVLHHLFGVRDRAAEEALAAGRAVVFDRAFLNDGRATLTMQGAAGGPVLPGQVPGTERIEVRVEAVLAENPDAARYGAVLMGPEAVRRAGLTPRPNGSVWRPEVAPDRKAQQRAEAAVARLVPHAQLTVERGYRPKGDMNTLALGGFAVVVVLGAAAVATGLAAADSRNDRATLAAVGAPPRTNRIQAGLQCTLIAGVGAVLGTVSGFVPALGLLRSHASGQLGAPAVPFTAPWGLLLLIVVVLPVVAGLGAAAFGRGRLPLARRAG, encoded by the coding sequence ATGAAGCTCTCCGCCCTGCGCGTCGCGCTGCGCATCGCCCGCCGCGACGCCCTCAGGTCCAAGGGCCGCAGCGCCCTGGTGATCGCCATGGTCGCGCTGCCGGTGCTCGGTGTCACCGGCGCCGACATCGTCCACCGGAGCGGTTCGCTCACCCCCGCCGAGCGGGTCGAGCGGCTGATGGGCGGGGCGGACGCCCTGGTCACCGCCCACCGCCCGGGCCGCTCCGTCGAGCAGGCGCCGTTCGCCGAGGACGGCGTCCGGGTGCTGCCGGAGGCCCGGACCGACCCCGCGTCCGCTCCCGCGGCCGCCGGCGCGGCGACCTCGGCCGAACTGCTGGGCGGGCTGCTGCCGTCCGCCGCGGTGCTGGTGCCGGCCACGCCCGGGCCCGAGGTCAGCACCTCGACCCGGGAGGGGCTGTTCACCACCTCCACCGCCGAGGCCGATCCGGCCGATCGGGTCTGGTCCGGACGGCTCGACCTGGTCGAGGGCCGGGCGCCCGCCGCGCCCGACGAGGCGGCCGTCACCCGGGCCTTCCTCGACGAGGCCGGACTGCGCCTCGGCGACTCCACCACGGTCAAGGGGCTGGAGCGGACGCCGTTCCGGCTCACCGGTGTGGTCGAGCACCCGGGGGACCTCGGGAAGGTGGAACTGGTCGCCCGGCCCGGCCGGCTGATCTCCCCGCTGGCCGCGGCGGCCGCCGCCGCTCCGGACGCTCCCGGCGGACCGGTCGCCGCGGGCCGGGACGAGGGCGTCCGCGCCGAGCAGTGGCTGGTCCGGCTGCCCGTCGGCGCCGGGCTCGACTGGACCGCCGTCCAGAAGCTCAACCGGTACGGCTTCACCGTGACCTCCCGGGCGGTCGCCCTCGACCCGCCGCCGGCCTCGGCCGTCCCCTACGACGCCGACCGGTGGGTCTCCCCCGGGAGCGACAACCGGACCGTCGTCCTGGTCACCGTGATCGGCATGGCGCTTCTGGAGGTCACCCTGCTGGCCGGCCCGGCCTTCGCGGTCGGCGCCCGGCGCTCCCGGCGGCAGCTGGCCCTGGTCGGCGCCGCCGGCGGCCACCGGGGTCACATCCGCGCCATCGTGCTCGGCGGCGGACTGGTGCTCGGACTGGCCGGGGCCGCCCTCGGGGTGGCGCTCGGCACCGGCCTGGTCGCCGCGCTGCGGCCCTGGCTGGAGGGGGCGGGCGGCAGCCGCTTCGGACACTTCGCGATCGCACCGCTCGACCTGCTGGCGATCGCCGCGGTGGGCGTGCTGACCGCGCTCGCCGCCGCCGTGCTGCCCGCGGTGCAGGCGGCCCGCCGGGACGTGGTGGCCGGCCTCACCGGCCGCGACTCCGTCGCCACGCCCGGCCGCCTGCTGCCGGTCGTCGGCCTGCTGCTGGTCGGCGCCGGTGCGGCGTTGGCGTTGTACGGCGCCGGGACGTACCAGAGCGGCACCATGCCGGTGCTCGGCGGGCTCAACAAGCGGGCGCTCTCGGTGCTCGCCGGTGCGGCCACCGCCGAGGTCGGCATCCTGTTCTTCACCCCGATGCTGATCGCCCTCTTCGGCCGGCTCGCGGGCCGGCTGCCGCTCGGCCCCCGGCTGGCCCTGCGCGACTCGGCCCGCCACCGCGGCCGGACCGCGCCGGCCGTGGCCGCCGTGATGGCCGCCGTCGCCGGAGCCGTCGCCGTCGGCGTCTACAGCACCGGCACCGAGGCCCAGGAGCGCGCCTCCTACCGGCCGACGGCTCCGACGGGCGCCGTCGTGCTGGACGCCCCCGCCTCTCCGGGCAGCCCGGAGACGGTCCGGCTGCGCCGGGCCGTCGAGCAGGCGCTGCCGGACCTGGGCACCCGTGCCGACGTCCAGGACGTGACCTACGTGTTCTGCGACAACTGCTCCAGCACGGTGCAGGCCAAGGGCGCCGGGGCGCGTCCGGAGTTCGGCAACGCCGGGAGCCGGGTGCTGTCCGGCGACACGACGGTCCTGCACCACCTGTTCGGCGTGCGGGACCGGGCGGCCGAGGAGGCCCTGGCCGCAGGTCGGGCGGTGGTCTTCGACCGCGCCTTCCTGAACGACGGCCGGGCGACACTGACGATGCAGGGCGCCGCCGGCGGACCGGTCCTGCCCGGACAGGTGCCGGGGACGGAGCGGATCGAGGTCCGGGTCGAGGCGGTCCTGGCGGAGAACCCCGACGCGGCCCGGTACGGGGCGGTGCTGATGGGCCCGGAGGCGGTGCGCCGGGCCGGACTCACGCCCAGGCCCAACGGCTCGGTGTGGCGCCCCGAGGTCGCTCCCGACCGCAAGGCGCAGCAGCGCGCCGAGGCGGCCGTGGCCCGGCTCGTGCCGCACGCCCAGCTGACGGTGGAGCGCGGATACCGGCCGAAGGGGGACATGAACACCCTGGCGCTCGGCGGGTTCGCCGTGGTGGTGGTGCTCGGTGCGGCGGCCGTGGCCACCGGGCTGGCGGCCGCCGACTCGCGCAACGACCGGGCCACGCTGGCCGCGGTGGGTGCGCCGCCGCGGACGAACCGGATCCAGGCCGGGCTGCAGTGCACGCTGATCGCCGGCGTCGGCGCGGTGCTGGGGACGGTGAGCGGGTTCGTCCCGGCGCTGGGGCTGCTGCGGTCGCACGCGTCCGGGCAGCTCGGCGCGCCCGCGGTGCCGTTCACCGCGCCCTGGGGGCTCCTGCTGCTGATCGTGGTGGTGCTGCCGGTGGTGGCGGGGCTGGGGGCGGCCGCCTTCGGCCGGGGCCGGCTGCCGCTGGCGCGACGGGCGGGCTGA
- a CDS encoding ABC transporter ATP-binding protein, giving the protein MSQPDPARPVLELRAVTRTHGHGEAEVHALRGVDLAVRPGEFVAVMGPSGSGKSTLLTLAGGLDRPSGGQVLVEGVELGGLNRTRLAAVRRRSVGYVFQDYNLVPALTAAENVALPRELDGVSARTARREALTALREMGIPELADRFPEQLSGGQQQRVAIARALVGDRRLVLADEPTGALDSATGEAVLAVLRARCDAGAAAMMVTHDPRHAVWADRVVVLNDGAVVDGGVGQAAHPLLAGGNGGRR; this is encoded by the coding sequence ATGTCCCAGCCAGATCCGGCCCGTCCGGTCCTCGAACTGCGCGCCGTCACCCGGACGCACGGGCACGGCGAGGCCGAGGTGCATGCCCTGCGCGGCGTCGACCTGGCCGTGCGCCCCGGCGAGTTCGTCGCCGTCATGGGGCCCTCCGGCTCCGGCAAGTCGACCCTGCTGACCCTGGCCGGCGGCCTCGACCGGCCCAGCGGCGGGCAGGTGCTGGTCGAGGGCGTCGAGCTCGGCGGACTGAACCGGACCCGGCTGGCCGCCGTGCGCCGCCGCTCGGTCGGCTACGTCTTCCAGGACTACAACCTCGTCCCGGCGCTGACCGCGGCCGAGAACGTCGCGCTGCCGCGCGAACTCGACGGGGTGTCCGCCCGGACCGCCCGCCGGGAGGCCCTGACCGCCCTGCGCGAGATGGGCATCCCCGAGCTGGCCGACCGCTTCCCCGAGCAGCTCTCCGGCGGCCAGCAGCAGCGCGTCGCGATCGCCCGGGCCTTGGTCGGCGACCGCCGGCTGGTCCTGGCCGACGAGCCCACCGGCGCGCTCGACTCCGCGACCGGCGAGGCCGTGCTCGCCGTGCTGCGGGCCCGCTGCGACGCCGGCGCCGCCGCCATGATGGTCACCCACGACCCCCGCCACGCCGTCTGGGCCGACCGCGTGGTCGTCCTGAACGACGGGGCCGTCGTCGACGGGGGCGTCGGGCAGGCCGCGCACCCGCTGCTCGCCGGCGGGAACGGGGGACGGCGATGA